The Acidobacteriaceae bacterium nucleotide sequence CGGAGCCTCTTCGCCGCGTGGCTCGGCTGCGGTCATGGAGCGGGCGCGGATGTTCTTCGGCCATGATAGCGGGCCGGGGCATCTGGCGGCTTCGGTAGCGACGCCGGTGCTGAGCGTCTTCAGTTCGCGTAACGTGCCCGGCCAGTGGTATCCGTACGGCGAACACGTACGCATTGTGCAACATTGGGTGAATTGCGGCGGCTGCGGGCTGGAAGTCTGCACGGTCGAAGGCAAGAAGTGCATTCTGTCGATTACTGTGAGCGAGGTTCTGAACGCGACTCGCGAGCATCTAAACAAAACAGCTATTCTGGCGGTACGGTGATGATTCAAGACGCGCACGCAATCCTGCAGCTCCTCGAAGGCGGTTTCTCTAACCTGACGATTCTGGTGGTCGGCGACCTGATGCTCGACCGCTACATCATGGGCGAGGTGGAGCGCGTCTCGCCTGAGGCCCCGGTTCCGGTTTTGCGCCACGCGCAGCGCTATGAGCGTCCGGGCGGCGCCGCGAACGTTGCGATGAACCTCGCTGGGCTTGGCTGCAAGGCCGTTCTGGCAGGCTTCTGGGGCGATGACGCGGAGCGTAGGGAGCTGGAAGCCGCGTTGACGAAGGCAGGTATTGAGGCGGTGGGGATGATCACCACAAGCCAGCCGACGATCTCCAAAACGCGCATCATTGGTCGCAATCAGCAGTTGCTCCGACTCGATATCGAGAGCCGCGAGCGCCCGACTGCAGGTGATCTGGCGCAGTTGCAGAGCGCGGCCGTTGCCCTGGTAGAGAAGGTCCACGCCGTTGTGCTGTCTGACTACGCCAAGGGTGCGCTTTCGCCGGAGCTTTGCGAGGCGGTGATTCGTGCGGCTCGTAGCCGGGGAATTCCTGTTTTGGCGGACCCCAAGACACCCGATTTTTCCAAGTACAGCGGAGCAAACTGCGTCTGCCCAAATTTGAATGAGCTTTCGATTGCGACCGGTGTTCCTCAGCATGAGTTGGACGCGTTGCTGGAGGCGGGAGCCTCGCAACGGGTGGAGCACGAGATTCAACACCTCGTGGTGACGATGAGCGAGCGCGGCATCCGTGTTCTCAGTGAGTCTGAACCGTTTCATTCGCCCGCTCGTGCGCGTGAGGTCTTTGACGTTTCGGGGGCAGGGGATACGGTGATCGCGACGTTGGCCGCAGGCATCGCTGGTGGCCTTAGTGTGCCTCGTTCGGTGGAACTGGCAAATCTTGCTGCCGGAATTGTGGTCGGCAAGGTGGGTACGGTGCCGATTGCCGGCCATGAACTGGTGAGCGAACTAACGCCTTCCACAGGGATCTCCGGTGCGGATAAGGTGTTGGATCGTCAGCGTATGGCGCAGCGTGTGGCCGAGTGGCGTGCTTCGGGAGACTCCGTGGTCTTTACGAACGGCTGCTTCGATCTGCTGCATGTAGGGCATGTGACGCTGCTGGAAGACTGCCGCCGCTTTGGTTCCAAGCTGGTGCTGGGCTTGAATACGGACTCGTCGATCTCACGGCTGAAGGGCCCGTCCCGCCCGGTGGTGGGGGAGAACGAGCGGGCACGTGTAATGGCTGCGCTGGCCGCTGTGGATGCGGTTGTGCTGTTTGAAGAGGACACTCCGCTGGAGCTGATTCAGGAGTTGCAGCCAGATGTGCTCGTCAAGGGCGGGGATTACTCCGTGGAGACCGTTGTGGGGCACGAAGTCGTGCACGCACGAGGTGGCCGCGTGGAGATTGTTCCGATCGTCGAAGGGTTTTCGACGACGAACATTGTTCGCAAGTTGTCAGGGAAGATGCCGCAGTGCTAAAACTGCACTGTCTTTGAGGCAGGGTCGATATGGTGAGCGGGCTGGGGCTCGAACCCAGGACCAACGCCTTAAAAGGGCGATGCTCTACCAACTGAGCTACCCGCTCGACCTCAAATAGGGTAACAGGATTGGGCGGTGGAAAAGGAATCTGCATCGCCAATGCCAGAGAATGGTCTGCCGCTCCGGTTGCATTGACTCGCTCTCTGTCTACCGATAGCCTCTGGGTAAGACTCTGTACTACCGTGTTAACACTTGGATTACCGGCGTCAGTGCAGACTCCGATTCACTCGAGGCAATGGGATGGACAACGAATCGCCTGAACTCGTAGAGGAATTGCTCGCCGGCGACACGCCGGAAGACGTTGCTGTTCTTTATTCGTGGGCAAATCTTCAAGGCGCGAAGTATCGCGATTTCTCCGCCTCGCGGCGTGAGTATCGAGCGCAGATGCGTCTGCGCGCCGTAGAAGAGCAGCGCCAGGCAGAGGCTCTTGCCCAGTCCGAGGCGGAAGCGGCCGCCTTTGAGGCCGAAAAAGCTGCACGCGAAGCCGAAGAAGCCGCCCGTTTGTATGAGACCGCCGCGCGTAAGGCTGCGGTCGCCCAGCAGCGGCGCGAAACGGATACGCAGGAAGCCGCAAAAGAGCGCGCTCTGCGTCATGCCGAAGAGATGAGCCGCATTGCGGCTGCAGAAAGAATTGAAGCGGCGCGCAGAGCCGAGGCCGTAGCTGCAGCAGACGCCGCAGCTCGTCGTGAAGTTCGCGAGATGGAAGAGGCGCGTGTCTCCGCCGGTCGCCAGGCCGCACGGTATGCCGAGTCCGAGGTTCGCCGCAAAGAGCTGGCCGGGCCCCAGCCAAGACTTGTTGGCGGTGAGATTTCAGATCCTTACAGCGGCGCTCAGCAGGCCGTACCTGGTCGAATTTTCCATCAGCCGGTCGTGCCCACCGACGACATGATGCCTTCCCGGCTCTCGCAGAGCAGGGATCGAGTCATCATTCCACCGGTAGATCCTGTCCATCCCAGTGCACGCACGCTGAACCATGAAGTGCTTGCAACCGGTTCTATGGCCGAAGCTGCTGCACTGGCTGCACGTGGAGCCACCGCCATTGAGCGGGAGGCCGAGAAGCATCCGTATCATCCTGCCGCTTCAGGTACGGTCCGCAGTATAGACCGCCCTTCACGCATACGCGCCATCAATGAAGGCTCGACCTCGGTTGTCCCCATTGCTTCGCGGCAGTTTCCTCCTGCTCTGGCCTCGTTGTCTTCAGGGGCTGTTCCGGTAGCGCAGCCGCAGGCCAGCTTCTCTGGTAGCGGATTCGTTCCTCCTGAAGCCCGTGCTTCCGGCTTTGTGCCGGTAGCTCCGGCTCGTCTGGAGCCGTCTTCCTTCGCAGAGGCCAAGTCTGCACGCACCAGTGCGATCCTCGGCCTAGATCTTTCCCCCGTGGAGCATGATCCTGAGCCTGTTGCTCCTGTGGTCGCATCTCCTCGTAGCTTCGCGATCCCGGAGCCTCCGGCTCCAGTGGCGGAGGCATCTCCTGAGCCGATTTCTCCTGGACAGCGGGCGTATCAGCAAGCCCGCGCCGAGGCTGCGGCTAAAGCAGAGGCTGCTATGCAGCAGTCGCGTCGGGTTCGTGGCTATCAGCCGGATGAGGCCAGCGGCTTCTTCGCGGCCTATGGCAGCGCTCGCGAGCGTGCCGTCGCCGCTCCTCCTTCTGGCATAGACATCCCTGCCGCCGTACCTGCGTGGCTTCATGAGTCTTCGGAAGTTCTCGAGGCAGCCGGCATTGACCCGCAGATCGCACGAAAGCGTGTTGGCAACTCGACTGTACCTCCTCCAGGGGATACGCTCCAGCGCTCACGGGAACGTGTCGCTGCGCGTTGGTACGCCCTTAAAGGCATCTTCGATTACGGCGTCCAGGAACAGATCGTCGAAAAGGCTGAGGTTGAGCCGCGTGATCGCAACGTGCCGATGGTTGCCGTCTTCTCCCTGGCAGGTGGAGTTGGCAAAACAAGCCTCGTGGCGACTCTTGGCCGTGCTCTCTCGGCAACCGGCGAGACCGTATTACTTACAGACACGACCTCGCACGGACTGCTGCCGTTTTACTTTGGCGCCAGCGAGCTTCGTCCCGAAGTGATGCGGACCTTTTCGCCGCCGTCGGGTTCGACCGACGCTCCTATCTGCCTCGTCAGCTATGACGTCTTGCAGAAAACGGGTGATATTGTGTCGCAGGAGTGGTTTTCGAAAGAGATTCTGGCGAAATCGACAGGGGTATCCCGTGTCGTTCTTGACCTCACAGCTGCGGCCCCTTGGGTGGCTCGCCGTCTGGGCAGAATGGATGCCACGATCCTCGTGCCGCTCGCTCCAGACATGAATTCGGTCATCTCTCTTGGTGCCATTGAGAAGTTCTTTACAGAAATCACTGATTCGTCGGGTAAAAAGGTCGAACCGGTGTATGTGTTGAATCAGTTTGACGCCTCACAGGCGCTTCATCTGGATGTTCGCGAGGTGATGCGCCAACAGTTGGGCGATCGACTGCTGCCGTTTGTCATTCGCAACGCCCCATCGGTGCCGGAGTCTCTGGCGGAAGGTATGACGGTAATGGATTATGCTTCGGAGTCGTCCGTGGCGGAAGATTACCGCAATCTTGCAGTGTGGTTGAAGACGCAGAAGGCCCCCGCTGTTTCGGAGCAGAAGACTGCGCGATGGAGTGAACGATGACCAGGTCTCCCCTTTGGCGGGAGTTTGAATCCGGAGAAGGTTTTGTTCTGAAGCTGCTAAGGATCCTGATCCTTGGCGGCGGTGTTGCGTTTTTGATCTTTGCCGGATATCTCCCGTTAACATGGCCGCAGCAGGCTGTACTTGGCCTTCTGTTGGTTCTGGTTGCCATCTGGCTAGACCGCAGCTCGAACTCTTACCTCATCACGCTGACGCTGATGCTGTTGAGCTGCTACGCCACGTTCCGCTATGGATTCTGGCGCATCTCGACTGTTCTTAAGTTCTTCTTTGACCCCGCCACGTCGCAAACCTGGACCGGTCTGGATGCTTTCTTCATTTGGCTGCTGGTTGGTGCGGAAGCTTACGCGTTTTCTATCCTGTTCCTTGGTTACCTGCAGACCATCTGGCCTCTTCGCCGCACACCTGTTCCGTTGCCCGAAGACCCTGAACTCTGGCCGATGATTGATTTGCTGATCCCGACCTATAACGAGCCGCTGAACGTGGTTCGTTACACGGCGCTGGCATCGATGAACATCGACTGGCCCGCCGATAAGCTCAACGTCTACATCCTGGACGATGGCAAGCGGGAAGAGTTCCGCGCGTTTGCGGAAGAAGCCGGCATTGGCTACATGACCCGCGATGATAACAAGCACGCGAAGGCGGGCAATATCAATCGCGCGCTGAAGCGTCTGGATGCTCCGTTTGTCGCGATCTTCGATTGCGACCATGTGCCGACGCGCTCGTTCCTGCAGTTGACGATGGGATGGTTTGGTCGCGATAAGAAGCTGGGTATGCTGCAGACGCCGCATCACTTCTATTCTCCTGATCCATTTGAGCGCAATTTGAACCAGTTCCGAACGATTCCGAATGAGGGCGAACTGTTCTATGGCGTAGTGCAGGACGGTAATGACTTCTGGAACGCAACCTTTTTTTGCGGCTCTTGTGCGGTCATGCGCCGTACGGCTCTTGATGAAGTGGGTGGCATCGCTGTCGAAACCGTTACGGAAGACGCACACACCTCACTGCGTATGCAGATCCGAGGATGGAATACCGCGTACATCAACATTCCGCAAGCTGCAGGCCTTGCGACCGAGCGCCTTAGCGGGCATGTGAAGCAGCGAATTCGCTGGGCTCGCGGCATGATTCAGATTCTGCGCACAGACAATCCACTGTTTGCTCCGGGGTTGAAGTGGGCGCAGCGGCTTTGCTACTTCAACGCGATGACGCACTTCCTTTACGCGTTGCCGCGCCTGATTTTCCTTACGGCTCCGCTGATTTATCTGATCCTCGGCCACACAAACGTCCCTGGATACTGGGCTGCTATCTTCGCGTACGCATTCCCGCATCTTGTGTTGTCGAACATGACAAACTCTCGTATTCAGGGTCAGCATCGGCACTCGTTTTGGAATGAAATTTACGAGACCGTTCTTGCGCCATACATCTTTTTGCCAACGATGCTGGCGATGGTCAACCCTAAGCTGGGCAGCTTCAACGTGACGGCAAAGGGTGGCGTGGTGAATCGTTCGTTCTTCGATTCGCGCATCGCGCAGCCGTTCCTTGTAATGCTCTTCTTGAACGCAGTGGGGTTGCTGTGTGCGATTCCCCGCTACATCATGTTTCCGGCGTGGGGCACAGGGTTGCCGTGGCCTCTTAGCAGCGCCCTGAACCTGCTGCACAACATGTACGACGGCACGCACCCCGGAACCATCGTGATGAACGTCTTGTGGACGTTCTTCAACATCATGATTCTTGGCGTGGCGACTGCCGTGGCCTGGGAAAATCAACAGCGTCGTACGACTGTTCGTGTGTCGATGGCGGTTCCGGCGGGTGTTGTACTGGCGGACGGCACGGCGGTGCAGGGCGTTACGGCTGATCTTTCAAGCGGTGGATGCATGCTGGAGTGCGACGCCCAACTGACGGCGAAGGCCGGCGATGCGATTCGCGTGGTATTCCCGGTACTCGACGGCGATGCCGTTCTCCCCGCAACAGTAATTGGGGTTGATGATGGCCACGTTCTGCGTGCCCAGTTTGATCCGTTGACGATTCAGGAAGAGGAAGCTCTGACGATGGTGCTGTATTCACGCGCAGATACGTGGCTGGGATGGGGCGAAGCCCGCGAAGCGGACCGCCCGTTGCACAGTCTCTGGCGCATTATTCAGTTGTCGATCGTCGGCTTGCGCCGCACGGTTGAAGGTCTCTCCCGTAGCAAAAAGCAGCCGAAGGGCAAGCTTGCTACCAGCATCGTGCCCATGCTTCTGCTGGCAATGATGCTTTTGCCAGGTTGGCATTCGATGCATGCTGCACAGATGATGCAGCCGAGCAACTCGGCCTTGTCTGGTGCGGCCGCAGGGCCAAACCTGCTCGGAACCACTTCGGCCCGAGGCCAAGGCCTGCCAATGGCGCAGAGAGGTACGTCGCAGGGGCCGATCGATTCCGGGCTTCAAGCTCGCACGGCACCTCCGGGACAGTTCGATAACGTCTTTTCACTGGCCGATATCGGGGTTCCCGACACGATCGTTCTTCGTGGTGTCGATGCGTTCCATTCGGTCTACTTCTCCGTGCCGCAGACGCAGGTGGTGAAGACTGCGACGATGAAGTTGAACTACCACTTCTCGCCCGGTCTGCTGCCCATGATCTCGCACCTGAAGGTGAGCCTGAACGGCACGCTTTTTGCGACGATTCCTGTCTCGCAGCAGCCTTCTGTCATAGGTACAGACGCCAATGATTTGACCTCTGATCAGAAGATCAACTCTGCCCGCATCGAAAATAACGCGATGTTGAGCGTCAGCATTACGATGCCCGCAGAGATGCTCGTACACAACAACGAGCTAGCCTTCGAATTTATTGGCCATTACACGCTGCAGTGCGAAGATCCTTCGCACTCGACGCTCTGGTCGCATGTCGACACCACCTCAACGATTGAGTTGGCTGGAAGCCTGCTGCCGCTTCAGAACGATCTGAAGATCTTGCCGCTGCCTTTCTATGACGCTTCGGTGAATCTGCATCCTTCTGTGCCGATCGTTTTCCTGTCGCAGCCCACACCTCGAATGCTTGAAGCCGCGGGCATTGTGGCTTCGTGGTTTGGTGTTCTTACGGACTATCGCCCTGCCCACTTCCCGGTCAGCATGGGCTCGATCCCTACGGGTAATGCCATCGTTCTTAGTACCAACTCGTCTGAGCTTCCGGCCGGTATTTCGGTGGCTGGATCTTCCGGGCCCACCGTCGCCATGCGTACCAATCCCGGCGATCCTTACGGCAAGGTGCTGGTTCTGACGGGCGATAATGCAGACGATCTGGTGAATGCGGCACGTGTACTCGCGCTCAGCCCTCCGGGAACGCTTACCAGCGACATGCAGCGCGTAACCCTTTCCGATCCTCCGAAGAAGAGTGAGCCGGATGCTGCTCCGCGCTGGTTGAGCACGGATAAGCTGACGCCGCTCGGCGATCTGACGCAGGGCAATGATCTGCAAGGTGATGGCAGTGTGCCGGTCAACATCTTCATGCGTCTTCCGCCTGATCTTTACTACGGTTCGAAGTCAGACCTCGCTTTCCAAATGGACTACCGCTACAACGGTGTTCCGCTGGCAAACGAGTCCACACTGCAGATGTATATGAACGGGGCGTATGTCTCTTCAACCCCAATGCCGCATGCGGACACGGCTTCGAAGAACCTGCAGACGATCGTGCCGGTCCCTGTGGTGAATATGCGGCCGTTCTCTAACTCGCTGATGGCAAAGTTCATCTTCCAGCTGGCGGTGAAAGGGAAGTGCCAGGACACCGCGCCCATGAACCTGCAGGGCGCCATCCTGAAGAGCTCCTTCCTGGATATCCGCAACATCCCGCACTGGGCTCCTTTGCCCGATCTGCAGATCTTTGCGAACGCCGGTTATCCGTTCACACGTCGTGCTGATCTGTCGGACTCGGCCGTGGTCATGCCCAGCAATCCAGGTGCGGAAGAGATCGAACTCTACCTCACCTTGATGGGCCACTTCGGCGCACAGACCGGATACCCTGTCGTCAACGTCTCGGTTACGGACGCGGACGGCATGCGCTCCGGCAAGGATTACCTTGTGCTGGGCACGATGGACGATCAGCCCGCTCTGGCGAAGCTGAACGACAATCTGCCTGTGCGTATCGAAAACGGTGGCCTTCGCGTGCAGGACACGCAGGGAGCTTTCGATCCCTTGCAGCATGCCTGGTGGAAGGTGAAGAGCTCTGATCATATCGAGAGCGGACAGCTTTCGACTCAGGGTACTCTGCCCGACGCGCTGGTCGAAGGCACGGAGTGGCCGCGTCGTTCTGGTCACTCGGTCGTTCTGATCGCGCTGCGTGAAAAAGGAGTTGTGCCGAACTTCCTGCAGGTCTTCCTAAAGACCTCGCAGTCGTCGGACATCTCGCAGTCGGTCAGTGTGCTGACCGGGAACCGCTTCACCAGCTACCGCATCGGCAATGAGATCTACCACGTTGGCTACCTTAGCCCGTTCGTGCGCATCTCCCTGCTGTTCTCCGAATTCCCATGGCTCTTGATCCTCGGCGCGGCTGTGCTTTGCTTCCTGATGGCGGCTCTGCTCCGTGCGATGCTTCGTCGCCATGCACGTCGTCGTTTGCAGGCCTCGGAGTAGCATTTCCCGGGTGAACAAATATCCGAAACGCGTCGGCTGGTAGCCGGCGCGTTTCCAACATCGCTTCGGACTCTCTTCCGACGCGTGGGGCGGATTTCTCATGGGGCTGTTGCGTTTCTCTCCTCGTACGTTGGCTGCACGACTGACGTCTACATTGGTCATGGCGTCGACCCTTCTGGCTACAGGCTGCCGTGCGCAGAAGCCCTGGCCGTTGTGGGATAGCTACTCCAGCAAATTTCTGGATGCTCAGGGCCGCGTGATTGACCACAGCGCTGTCGACCGGACGACTTCGGAAGGCGAAGCCTATGCCATGTTTTTTGCGCTGGTGGCGAATGACCGCAATCGCTTCGATAAGCTCCTGGTGTGGACGGAGAGTAATCTCGCGAGTGGAGACCTGACGCAGCATCTACCGGCATGGAGTTGGGGCAAAGCCAGCGATGGAAGCTGGCATGTGCTGGATAGCAACTCCGCTTCGGACGCTGATCTTTGGATGGCATACACGCTTTGCGAGGCGGGGCGGCTTTGGCATGTGGATCGTTACTCCAAGCTGGGCGCTACACTGGCCAGCCGGGTGGCCCACGAAGAGATCGTGACGACGGCCTCGACCGGCTCTTTTATGATTCCGGGTGGGCAGGGCTTCCATCCTGCGCCGACGAACTGGTACGTCAACCCTAGCTACCTACCTCCTTCACTGCTGATTTACTTCTCGCACCGCGACCCGATGGGGCCGTGGGGACAGGTGCTGGCTTCCATGCCGGATGTCGTTCGTACGTCGGGCGGCTTTGCGATGGACTGGATGCTGGTGGGACAGGACATCGGGGTTGCTCCCTCGGCACCACCTAACGTGGTGGCCGCTCTACAGGCAGGGCAGCAGGCTCCCGTACCGGTCGGAAGTTATGATGCGATCCGTGTGTACCTCTGGGCCGGGCTTGCGGATCCGCACACCCCGCATGTTGCGCAGCTGATGGCGAGCCTGCGTGGGATGGCGACGTATCTGTCGAACGGAGCGGTCACGCCGCCGTTGCAGGTCGGGCCGGAGGGGCAGATTCTGAACCCTGCAGCGCCCCCGGGCTTCTCCGCCGCGGTGATACCCTATCTTCACGCTCTGAACCGAAAAGATGCCGAAAAGGCACAAATGACACGACTGGCCGCGACGCTTGATGCGGGCAGTGGATTGTATGGTCATGACGGCATGTATTACGACCAAAACCTTGCTCTGTTTGCTCTAGGATCGGTAGAAGGCCGGTTCCGTTTTGAGGCGAACGGGGAGTTGCGCGTGAAGTGGAAATCATAGTCTTATTGTGGAAATACGGCCTGAATAGAGGCGCAAAGCGGTGTAGCGAAGCTGATTCCTGCACGGTTGAGAAAAAAACGGGACGAAAGCATGAGAAACAAGGTAATCTCACAGAAACTCGCTGATTAGGGATTCGACCAGACAGTACTGTTTGCACCAGGATTACAACAACGCCGGCGTTAGACGAGAGGCAATGAGAACAGGTTTGCGGATGCATTGGAGAGCTACGGGGCTTTTGCTATGTGCGCTGACGGTAGCGTCAGTGAGCCCTCTTGCTTTTGCGCAGGAGTCACCGACGACGCAGCTTCTCAGCAAAGCCCATGCTCTGGAACTCCGCGGACGTATGGATATGGCCAAGCAGACGTGGGCTCAGGTCCTGCTTGCTG carries:
- the hldE gene encoding bifunctional D-glycero-beta-D-manno-heptose-7-phosphate kinase/D-glycero-beta-D-manno-heptose 1-phosphate adenylyltransferase HldE; protein product: MIQDAHAILQLLEGGFSNLTILVVGDLMLDRYIMGEVERVSPEAPVPVLRHAQRYERPGGAANVAMNLAGLGCKAVLAGFWGDDAERRELEAALTKAGIEAVGMITTSQPTISKTRIIGRNQQLLRLDIESRERPTAGDLAQLQSAAVALVEKVHAVVLSDYAKGALSPELCEAVIRAARSRGIPVLADPKTPDFSKYSGANCVCPNLNELSIATGVPQHELDALLEAGASQRVEHEIQHLVVTMSERGIRVLSESEPFHSPARAREVFDVSGAGDTVIATLAAGIAGGLSVPRSVELANLAAGIVVGKVGTVPIAGHELVSELTPSTGISGADKVLDRQRMAQRVAEWRASGDSVVFTNGCFDLLHVGHVTLLEDCRRFGSKLVLGLNTDSSISRLKGPSRPVVGENERARVMAALAAVDAVVLFEEDTPLELIQELQPDVLVKGGDYSVETVVGHEVVHARGGRVEIVPIVEGFSTTNIVRKLSGKMPQC
- a CDS encoding cellulose synthase operon protein YhjQ/BcsQ, whose translation is MDNESPELVEELLAGDTPEDVAVLYSWANLQGAKYRDFSASRREYRAQMRLRAVEEQRQAEALAQSEAEAAAFEAEKAAREAEEAARLYETAARKAAVAQQRRETDTQEAAKERALRHAEEMSRIAAAERIEAARRAEAVAAADAAARREVREMEEARVSAGRQAARYAESEVRRKELAGPQPRLVGGEISDPYSGAQQAVPGRIFHQPVVPTDDMMPSRLSQSRDRVIIPPVDPVHPSARTLNHEVLATGSMAEAAALAARGATAIEREAEKHPYHPAASGTVRSIDRPSRIRAINEGSTSVVPIASRQFPPALASLSSGAVPVAQPQASFSGSGFVPPEARASGFVPVAPARLEPSSFAEAKSARTSAILGLDLSPVEHDPEPVAPVVASPRSFAIPEPPAPVAEASPEPISPGQRAYQQARAEAAAKAEAAMQQSRRVRGYQPDEASGFFAAYGSARERAVAAPPSGIDIPAAVPAWLHESSEVLEAAGIDPQIARKRVGNSTVPPPGDTLQRSRERVAARWYALKGIFDYGVQEQIVEKAEVEPRDRNVPMVAVFSLAGGVGKTSLVATLGRALSATGETVLLTDTTSHGLLPFYFGASELRPEVMRTFSPPSGSTDAPICLVSYDVLQKTGDIVSQEWFSKEILAKSTGVSRVVLDLTAAAPWVARRLGRMDATILVPLAPDMNSVISLGAIEKFFTEITDSSGKKVEPVYVLNQFDASQALHLDVREVMRQQLGDRLLPFVIRNAPSVPESLAEGMTVMDYASESSVAEDYRNLAVWLKTQKAPAVSEQKTARWSER
- the bcsA gene encoding UDP-forming cellulose synthase catalytic subunit; translated protein: MTRSPLWREFESGEGFVLKLLRILILGGGVAFLIFAGYLPLTWPQQAVLGLLLVLVAIWLDRSSNSYLITLTLMLLSCYATFRYGFWRISTVLKFFFDPATSQTWTGLDAFFIWLLVGAEAYAFSILFLGYLQTIWPLRRTPVPLPEDPELWPMIDLLIPTYNEPLNVVRYTALASMNIDWPADKLNVYILDDGKREEFRAFAEEAGIGYMTRDDNKHAKAGNINRALKRLDAPFVAIFDCDHVPTRSFLQLTMGWFGRDKKLGMLQTPHHFYSPDPFERNLNQFRTIPNEGELFYGVVQDGNDFWNATFFCGSCAVMRRTALDEVGGIAVETVTEDAHTSLRMQIRGWNTAYINIPQAAGLATERLSGHVKQRIRWARGMIQILRTDNPLFAPGLKWAQRLCYFNAMTHFLYALPRLIFLTAPLIYLILGHTNVPGYWAAIFAYAFPHLVLSNMTNSRIQGQHRHSFWNEIYETVLAPYIFLPTMLAMVNPKLGSFNVTAKGGVVNRSFFDSRIAQPFLVMLFLNAVGLLCAIPRYIMFPAWGTGLPWPLSSALNLLHNMYDGTHPGTIVMNVLWTFFNIMILGVATAVAWENQQRRTTVRVSMAVPAGVVLADGTAVQGVTADLSSGGCMLECDAQLTAKAGDAIRVVFPVLDGDAVLPATVIGVDDGHVLRAQFDPLTIQEEEALTMVLYSRADTWLGWGEAREADRPLHSLWRIIQLSIVGLRRTVEGLSRSKKQPKGKLATSIVPMLLLAMMLLPGWHSMHAAQMMQPSNSALSGAAAGPNLLGTTSARGQGLPMAQRGTSQGPIDSGLQARTAPPGQFDNVFSLADIGVPDTIVLRGVDAFHSVYFSVPQTQVVKTATMKLNYHFSPGLLPMISHLKVSLNGTLFATIPVSQQPSVIGTDANDLTSDQKINSARIENNAMLSVSITMPAEMLVHNNELAFEFIGHYTLQCEDPSHSTLWSHVDTTSTIELAGSLLPLQNDLKILPLPFYDASVNLHPSVPIVFLSQPTPRMLEAAGIVASWFGVLTDYRPAHFPVSMGSIPTGNAIVLSTNSSELPAGISVAGSSGPTVAMRTNPGDPYGKVLVLTGDNADDLVNAARVLALSPPGTLTSDMQRVTLSDPPKKSEPDAAPRWLSTDKLTPLGDLTQGNDLQGDGSVPVNIFMRLPPDLYYGSKSDLAFQMDYRYNGVPLANESTLQMYMNGAYVSSTPMPHADTASKNLQTIVPVPVVNMRPFSNSLMAKFIFQLAVKGKCQDTAPMNLQGAILKSSFLDIRNIPHWAPLPDLQIFANAGYPFTRRADLSDSAVVMPSNPGAEEIELYLTLMGHFGAQTGYPVVNVSVTDADGMRSGKDYLVLGTMDDQPALAKLNDNLPVRIENGGLRVQDTQGAFDPLQHAWWKVKSSDHIESGQLSTQGTLPDALVEGTEWPRRSGHSVVLIALREKGVVPNFLQVFLKTSQSSDISQSVSVLTGNRFTSYRIGNEIYHVGYLSPFVRISLLFSEFPWLLILGAAVLCFLMAALLRAMLRRHARRRLQASE
- the bcsZ gene encoding cellulose synthase complex periplasmic endoglucanase BcsZ, whose product is MGLLRFSPRTLAARLTSTLVMASTLLATGCRAQKPWPLWDSYSSKFLDAQGRVIDHSAVDRTTSEGEAYAMFFALVANDRNRFDKLLVWTESNLASGDLTQHLPAWSWGKASDGSWHVLDSNSASDADLWMAYTLCEAGRLWHVDRYSKLGATLASRVAHEEIVTTASTGSFMIPGGQGFHPAPTNWYVNPSYLPPSLLIYFSHRDPMGPWGQVLASMPDVVRTSGGFAMDWMLVGQDIGVAPSAPPNVVAALQAGQQAPVPVGSYDAIRVYLWAGLADPHTPHVAQLMASLRGMATYLSNGAVTPPLQVGPEGQILNPAAPPGFSAAVIPYLHALNRKDAEKAQMTRLAATLDAGSGLYGHDGMYYDQNLALFALGSVEGRFRFEANGELRVKWKS